CAGGTGATTCTGAAAAAGCTGGGTGACCTCCCAGGCTGGGAGATCAGCCCCGTCCAGGTTCGTAAATGCACAGAGAAGTTCCTCGGCTTCATGAAGGGACGTTTCGATAATCTTTTTGGCAAAATGGAGCAGCTGTTTTTACAGTTGATTCTGCACATTCCCCCAAACACTTTGCTTCCGGCAGACAAACCCCAGGAGCTGCATCCTTGTAGTGAGGAAGAGTTCCGGCTCCTCCAGGAGGAAACTGAACAGTTACAGGAGAAGTGCAAGACCGAATCAGGCACTAAGCAGGCCCTTCTCGCAGAATTAGAGGAACAAAAAATCATGCAGGCCCAACTTAAGCAGACACTGGTTTTGTTTGATGAGCTCAAAAATGCTGGCCGAGATCACGGGACTAGTGATTTCACGGAAAGCCTGGTGTTCCTGGTCCAGAACTCCAGAAAACTACAGACTATTAGGGACACCGTGGAAcgggaaggcaagagaaagaaaatactgtaatttCTAAGTGGTGACAGGAACCGTCAGAAAGTAGAATAGGAAGGGACTGATGTGAGTGATATTCTGGTGAACTGAATGTCTTACAGGATTTCATTT
The nucleotide sequence above comes from Canis lupus dingo isolate Sandy chromosome X, ASM325472v2, whole genome shotgun sequence. Encoded proteins:
- the LOC112668514 gene encoding protein MIS12 homolog, translated to MEYNVILKKLGDLPGWEISPVQVRKCTEKFLGFMKGRFDNLFGKMEQLFLQLILHIPPNTLLPADKPQELHPCSEEEFRLLQEETEQLQEKCKTESGTKQALLAELEEQKIMQAQLKQTLVLFDELKNAGRDHGTSDFTESLVFLVQNSRKLQTIRDTVEREGKRKKIL